In Leptodesmis sichuanensis A121, the following are encoded in one genomic region:
- a CDS encoding ATP-binding protein, with product MTSTSTSDVSLYELALHQEPPPRTLQITPTTLKSMSDSLLQVMIDQKISAIVWAKLPRGEVWKEELERYARLEGIPKAIYSFTTHREEIEETIAAHPLADHAPSESAAIVTGETGPLTNHPRNGQTEVVSDSTPIFSVQLPLDSTLRREYFLIVWSPSFQAGLFVHRPRSAQQVKLSEMTTASLDLLSSYGQMSQLLESTTQERKQLLMAIYSFEPELIQRSRQGLEQLMAELQPVVLPQSTASASTVSPTAADLVQQWQRLMAEGGSGSTQLATIGNLFAKHLQLQEELSVRSSTYRKQAEQAESLRLQNDELMHTIRLKDEFLSNVGQELRTPLTTIKTALSLLASPTLKPPQRQRYMDLIAKECDRQSSLITSLLDLVHLERAVDQTSLPPLRLSDVVPGVVSTYQPVAQEKGVRLAYTIPEGLPPVACMTNWLKQIVINLLHNGIKFTPRGGQVWVRAKQQGDYVQLEIRDTGIGIAPSEIPKIFDRFYRVRQSTDDSSGAGLGLTIVQQLLLHCGGSISVKSKLGEGSTFNVLLPVYRNPAEQSIG from the coding sequence ATGACTTCCACTTCCACGTCCGATGTATCGTTATATGAACTTGCTCTGCATCAGGAACCGCCTCCCAGGACGCTCCAGATCACCCCAACAACGCTCAAATCCATGAGTGATTCCCTGCTTCAGGTGATGATCGATCAGAAAATTTCCGCCATTGTTTGGGCCAAGCTCCCCCGAGGAGAGGTTTGGAAAGAAGAACTGGAGCGCTATGCCAGACTGGAGGGAATTCCCAAAGCCATTTACAGTTTTACAACCCATCGGGAAGAAATAGAGGAGACGATCGCGGCTCATCCTCTGGCAGACCACGCTCCATCTGAAAGCGCGGCGATCGTGACCGGGGAGACAGGCCCACTGACCAATCACCCCAGGAACGGTCAAACTGAGGTCGTCTCAGACTCAACACCGATTTTTTCCGTACAGTTGCCACTCGATAGCACCCTGCGCCGGGAGTACTTTTTAATCGTCTGGTCGCCCTCCTTTCAGGCAGGGTTATTTGTCCACCGACCCCGGAGTGCTCAGCAGGTCAAACTTTCAGAGATGACCACAGCCTCCCTGGATCTCCTATCAAGTTATGGCCAAATGTCCCAACTCCTGGAATCAACAACCCAGGAGCGTAAACAGTTGTTAATGGCAATCTACTCCTTTGAGCCGGAGTTGATTCAGCGATCGCGACAGGGACTGGAACAGTTGATGGCTGAACTGCAGCCCGTCGTCCTGCCCCAATCTACAGCCTCGGCCTCTACAGTTTCTCCAACAGCCGCAGATTTAGTCCAGCAGTGGCAAAGACTGATGGCAGAAGGGGGATCCGGTTCTACCCAACTGGCCACCATTGGCAACTTGTTCGCTAAACATCTGCAACTCCAGGAAGAATTGTCTGTGCGCAGTTCCACCTATCGGAAACAGGCAGAACAGGCAGAATCCTTGCGCCTGCAAAATGACGAATTAATGCATACCATCCGGCTGAAGGATGAGTTTCTCAGCAATGTAGGTCAGGAACTGCGCACCCCTCTCACCACCATCAAAACGGCACTCTCACTTTTGGCTTCTCCCACCCTCAAGCCTCCCCAACGGCAGCGATATATGGATCTGATTGCCAAGGAGTGCGATCGCCAGAGTTCTCTGATTACCAGCCTGCTGGATCTGGTGCATTTAGAGCGAGCCGTAGACCAGACTTCCCTCCCCCCTCTGCGCTTAAGCGATGTCGTACCTGGCGTGGTCAGCACCTACCAGCCCGTTGCCCAAGAAAAGGGAGTGCGGCTGGCCTATACCATTCCAGAAGGGCTTCCTCCCGTAGCCTGCATGACCAACTGGCTGAAGCAAATTGTGATTAATCTTTTGCACAATGGCATTAAATTTACTCCCCGCGGTGGCCAGGTTTGGGTACGGGCCAAGCAGCAGGGCGATTATGTGCAACTGGAAATTCGGGATACGGGCATTGGGATTGCTCCCAGCGAAATTCCCAAAATCTTCGATCGCTTTTACCGGGTACGACAATCCACCGATGATTCCAGTGGTGCAGGCTTAGGACTGACGATCGTGCAGCAACTGCTGCTCCACTGTGGCGGTTCCATTTCTGTGAAAAGCAAATTAGGAGAAGGTTCTACCTTTAATGTGCTACTGCCAGTGTATCGGAATCCGGCGGAGCAGTCGATCGGGTAG